A genomic stretch from Solanum stenotomum isolate F172 chromosome 8, ASM1918654v1, whole genome shotgun sequence includes:
- the LOC125873873 gene encoding uncharacterized protein LOC125873873, translating to MEVPIYFIALDESKVDVFEKDMIPKNMHHLHNYTFEQRRQNWIIKNTSHPADSIIDYVYHHLETNKKFRSLVEVCNFIVYGELHETKKKLSKNEEIVTPRSKLHIRGNKLIKHYVVGTCTESCKGVYIKNRGEVNYLSEHDIPSNSEKKRKRENKDLYGYQQVNLGNDATHVNLEDSSLSTHIQYFFYLWDFELINLQERSTEVFPIPNIDKLEGEESSIELLREDKSKKRKHKKRNQEQQDILEAQRRSKVDEELRLDELRARAGGASSSSVPIEAGLISGLHVVMESQTLTTTQPAVEGTPKVSLSVPGTTGTTIDVSRDTQAYASYPSEA from the exons AAGGATATGATACCAAAAAATATGCACCACCTACATAATTATACATTTGAACAGAGAAGACAAAATTGGATCATCAAGAATACTTCTCATCCAGCTGATTCAATAATCGATT ATGTCTACCATCATTTGGAGACAAACAAAAAATTCCGATCTTTGGTAGAAGTTTGCAACTTCATTGTATATGGGGAACTTCatgaaacaaagaagaaattaagcaaaaatgaagaaata GTGACACCGAGAAGTAAACTTCATATTCGTGGTAACAAGTTGATTAAACATTATGTAGTTGGAACATGTACTGAATCTTGTAAGGGGGTTTACATAAAAAATCGGGGAGAAGTTAACTATCTATCTGAACATGACATCCCTTCTAATAGTG aaaaaaagagaaaaagagaaaacaaagatTTGTATGGATATCAACAGGTGAACTTGGGAAACGATGCAACACATGTGAACTTAGAAGATTCTTCATTAAGTACtcatatacaatattttttttacctttggGATTTTGAGCTCATAAATCTACAAGAAAGGTCAACAGAGGTGTTCCCGATTCCGAATATTGACAAATTAGAAGGAGAGGAGTCGTCTATCGAATTATTGA GAGAAGATAAATCAAAGAAGAGAAAGCACAAGAAGAGAAACCAGGAGCAGCAAGATATATTGGAAGCTCAGAGAAGGTCCAAGGTTGATGAGGAGTTGAGGTTAGATGAGCTAAGAGCTCGTGCTGGTGGAGCTTCTTCCAGCTCAGTCCCAATAGAGGCAGGCCTTATTAGTGGATTACATGTTGTAATGGAGTCTCAAACTCTTACTACTACACAACCAGCTGTTGAGGGGACTCCCAAGGTCTCATTGAGTGTGCCAGGCACCACTGGCACAACTATTGATGTTTCAAGAGATACACAAGCCTATGCATCGTATCCATCTGAAGCTTAG